Proteins encoded in a region of the Mesoflavibacter profundi genome:
- a CDS encoding PorP/SprF family type IX secretion system membrane protein, which produces MKKISKYCIVLLLLLNFLQVEAQQLPQFTQYMFNTISINPAYAGSRETLSVVGLHRSQWVGLAGAPTTSTLSVHSPLRNEKIGLGATVINDELGYENFVYLNGAFSYTIQVSEKTKLGLGLSAGFIHYNLDREGFLNDESVAEDPFFSNFTNRWNPNFGVGAYLHQNKWYVGLSAPRILKTDYNESALDPNIEYKALERVAYYFTAGYVVDLGENTKLKPSTVVKFTNGAPITFDLSAHLLFYEKFWIGGSYRYNEDTSTIGALADFQISPQMRIGYAYEHYITDLRPYTGGTHEIVLMFEVFKPTRRVKSPRYF; this is translated from the coding sequence ATGAAAAAAATATCAAAATATTGTATTGTTCTATTGCTACTACTTAATTTTTTACAAGTTGAAGCACAACAATTACCACAATTTACACAGTATATGTTTAATACAATTTCTATAAATCCAGCATATGCAGGAAGTAGAGAAACATTAAGTGTAGTTGGTTTACATAGAAGTCAATGGGTTGGATTAGCTGGTGCGCCAACAACTTCTACGCTATCTGTACATTCGCCTTTAAGAAATGAAAAAATTGGATTAGGAGCAACTGTGATTAATGATGAATTGGGTTATGAAAACTTTGTCTATTTAAATGGTGCTTTTTCTTACACAATACAAGTTTCTGAAAAAACTAAACTTGGTTTAGGTTTAAGCGCTGGATTTATTCATTATAATTTAGATAGAGAAGGCTTTTTAAATGATGAAAGTGTTGCTGAAGATCCGTTTTTTAGTAATTTCACAAATAGATGGAATCCTAATTTTGGTGTTGGAGCTTACTTACATCAAAACAAATGGTACGTTGGTTTATCTGCTCCAAGAATCTTAAAAACAGATTATAACGAATCTGCTTTAGATCCAAATATAGAATATAAAGCGTTAGAACGTGTAGCCTATTACTTTACTGCTGGTTACGTTGTAGACTTAGGAGAAAACACAAAGCTTAAACCTTCCACAGTTGTAAAATTTACAAATGGTGCACCAATAACATTTGACCTTAGTGCTCATTTATTATTCTATGAAAAGTTTTGGATTGGTGGAAGTTATAGATACAACGAAGATACTTCTACAATAGGCGCATTGGCAGATTTTCAAATTTCACCTCAAATGAGAATTGGTTATGCCTACGAGCATTACATTACAGATTTAAGACCTTACACTGGAGGAACGCACGAAATAGTGTTAATGTTTGAAGTTTTTAAACCTACAAGACGTGTTAAATCACCTAGATATTTCTAA